The following proteins come from a genomic window of Mycolicibacterium rufum:
- a CDS encoding ankyrin repeat domain-containing protein, producing MASMLPDNPSLSRLREQARSLQRRARAGDPDAVESIQRHHPRPDRVLAQLPDRFALHDAQVTVARRYGFTGWPALVRYLDTAATLTVDPSRVDEGALGEADRFCALAVLHYTDVDAPPRWKNAVELLTATPDLTEDHVWAAAAAADAGTLRRLLRVDRTQAVAAGGPFGWPPLLYLCYSRATASRAETLETAALLLDAGADPNAGYLWRGMSTPFTALTGVFGEGEQGPRRQPRHPFCTELATLLLDRGAHPADHQTLYNRMFRPDDSHLELLFDRGVADGGPSPWERRLGEAMETRAQMWRRQVQWAAAHGFSGRLELLERHGIDVGGVEVVAPTFPADPNARDEDGATALHHAAWAGDLDLIARLLAAGADRDAVDDRFGTTPQQWAEHADQSEAAALLRERPPR from the coding sequence ATGGCCAGCATGTTGCCCGACAATCCTTCGTTGTCCCGTCTGCGTGAGCAGGCGCGCTCCCTGCAGCGCCGTGCCCGGGCCGGTGATCCGGACGCAGTGGAGTCGATCCAGCGCCACCACCCGCGTCCCGATCGGGTGCTCGCACAGCTGCCGGACCGATTCGCGCTGCACGACGCTCAGGTGACCGTCGCGCGCCGGTACGGATTCACCGGCTGGCCGGCGCTCGTGCGGTATCTCGACACCGCCGCGACGCTCACCGTGGACCCCAGCCGCGTCGACGAGGGCGCGCTCGGCGAGGCCGACCGGTTCTGTGCGTTGGCCGTCCTGCACTACACCGACGTCGACGCACCGCCACGGTGGAAAAATGCCGTCGAATTGCTGACGGCTACACCAGATCTCACCGAGGACCACGTGTGGGCGGCAGCCGCGGCGGCCGACGCCGGCACCCTACGTCGTCTCCTGCGCGTCGACCGCACGCAGGCGGTCGCGGCCGGAGGACCGTTCGGGTGGCCGCCGCTGCTGTACCTCTGCTACTCGCGGGCCACCGCGTCGCGGGCCGAGACCCTCGAGACCGCAGCGCTTCTCCTCGATGCCGGCGCCGATCCGAACGCCGGCTACCTGTGGCGGGGCATGTCGACGCCGTTCACCGCGCTCACCGGGGTGTTCGGGGAGGGCGAGCAGGGGCCGCGGCGCCAGCCCCGGCATCCGTTCTGCACCGAACTCGCCACGTTGCTGCTCGACCGCGGTGCGCACCCGGCCGATCACCAGACGCTCTACAACCGGATGTTCCGACCCGACGACTCCCACCTGGAATTACTGTTCGATCGCGGCGTGGCCGATGGCGGGCCCAGTCCCTGGGAACGCCGGCTGGGAGAGGCGATGGAGACCCGCGCACAGATGTGGCGCCGGCAGGTGCAGTGGGCGGCGGCGCACGGCTTCTCCGGCCGGCTGGAGCTGCTGGAACGACACGGCATCGACGTCGGCGGTGTCGAGGTCGTCGCGCCGACGTTCCCGGCCGACCCGAACGCCCGCGACGAGGACGGTGCGACGGCGCTGCACCACGCCGCGTGGGCCGGGGACCTCGACCTGATCGCCCGGCTTCTCGCGGCGGGCGCCGACCGGGACGCGGTCGACGACCGGTTCGGAACGACGCCGCAGCAGTGGGCCGAGCACGCCGACCAGAGCGAGGCCGCCGCTCTGCTCAGGGAGCGTCCGCCTCGGTGA
- a CDS encoding MbtH family protein, translating to MSTNPFDDPNGRFLVLVNDEEQYSLWPTFADVPTGWHTVFGGPDGTDRDSALQYVDQNWTDMRPRSLREHMDRTATDAASRA from the coding sequence GTGTCCACCAATCCTTTTGACGATCCGAACGGCCGCTTCCTGGTCCTCGTCAACGACGAGGAGCAGTACTCGCTCTGGCCGACGTTCGCGGACGTGCCGACGGGTTGGCACACCGTGTTCGGCGGCCCCGACGGCACCGATCGCGACAGCGCACTGCAGTACGTCGACCAGAACTGGACCGACATGCGCCCCCGTTCACTGCGGGAACACATGGACCGTACCGCCACCGACGCAGCGTCGCGGGCGTGA
- a CDS encoding FecCD family ABC transporter permease, with protein MRTARQQCVARVGGVSVRASRRSVVVVAILLVGAAVTAVIAVGLGKYPVAPADVLSVLVGSNRSFDRVVVLEWRTPRMLMAALVGAALGVSGALFQALTRNPLGSPDIIGVNSGAYTGALTVLATVGGGYYAVAAGALVGGLVTAILVYALSLRNGIAGYRLIVVGIAAGAVLNSVNQWIVIKLDHHTAVTAAVWQQGTLSGLTWAQVVPMTVCLALLVAALVTLGPQLPVLQLGDDAAGALGVRPDRARVAYLVVAVGLVALACAAAGPIAFVALAAPQLARRLTAGAGIALAPAAAMGAVLLLISDVIAQQLFRDNELPVGAVTVALGGCYLVFLLVTQARKR; from the coding sequence GTGAGGACCGCACGGCAGCAGTGCGTGGCGCGGGTGGGCGGCGTGTCCGTCCGCGCGTCCCGCCGGTCGGTCGTCGTCGTGGCGATCCTCCTGGTGGGGGCGGCGGTCACGGCGGTCATCGCGGTCGGCCTCGGGAAGTATCCCGTCGCACCCGCCGACGTGTTGTCCGTCCTGGTCGGGTCCAACAGGTCCTTCGACCGGGTTGTCGTTCTCGAGTGGCGCACGCCCCGCATGCTGATGGCGGCGCTCGTCGGGGCAGCGCTCGGCGTGTCCGGCGCCCTGTTCCAGGCGTTGACCCGAAACCCCCTGGGCAGTCCCGACATCATCGGGGTGAACTCCGGGGCGTACACCGGCGCGCTGACCGTGCTGGCCACCGTGGGCGGCGGCTACTACGCGGTGGCGGCCGGCGCGCTGGTCGGTGGCCTGGTGACCGCGATCCTGGTGTACGCCCTGTCTCTTCGCAACGGAATCGCCGGATATCGCCTCATCGTCGTCGGTATCGCGGCCGGCGCGGTGCTCAACTCGGTCAACCAGTGGATCGTCATCAAGCTCGACCACCACACCGCGGTCACCGCGGCGGTATGGCAGCAGGGCACCCTCAGCGGCCTGACGTGGGCGCAGGTCGTCCCGATGACGGTGTGTCTCGCGCTGCTCGTGGCGGCCCTGGTGACGTTGGGGCCCCAGCTGCCGGTGCTCCAACTCGGCGACGACGCGGCGGGCGCGTTGGGAGTGCGTCCCGACCGCGCGCGGGTGGCGTATCTGGTGGTCGCCGTCGGTCTCGTCGCGTTGGCCTGCGCGGCGGCCGGCCCGATCGCGTTCGTCGCCCTGGCGGCGCCGCAGCTGGCGCGGCGGCTGACCGCCGGCGCGGGCATCGCGCTCGCGCCCGCCGCGGCGATGGGTGCTGTTCTGCTGCTGATCAGCGATGTGATCGCCCAGCAGTTGTTCCGCGACAACGAGTTACCGGTCGGTGCCGTCACCGTCGCGCTGGGCGGATGCTATCTCGTCTTTCTCCTCGTCACCCAGGCACGGAAGCGATGA
- a CDS encoding ABC transporter ATP-binding protein — MTDGRLRAEHLSIGYGDTPIVSDVTLAVRDGGVTVIVGPNACGKSTLLRGLARLLRPADGRVVLDGNDIAALHTKEVARRLGLLPQSSLAPDGITVADLVSRGRFPHQKLLRQWSTDDEAAVADAMRLTGVGELAGRLVDELSGGQRQRVWVAMVLAQQTPLLLLDEPTTYLDIAHQVELLDLFAELNRGHGHTVVAVLHDLNHACRYADEIVVMKSGRVVARGVPGTLMTSELVEDVYGLRCQIIDDPQTGTPLIVPRASPHLTAGR; from the coding sequence ATGACCGACGGCCGGCTGCGCGCCGAGCACCTCTCGATCGGATACGGCGACACGCCGATCGTCTCCGATGTCACGCTCGCGGTGCGCGACGGAGGGGTCACCGTCATCGTGGGGCCCAACGCCTGCGGCAAGTCGACACTGCTGCGTGGCCTGGCCCGGTTGCTCAGACCCGCGGACGGCCGGGTCGTCCTCGACGGCAACGACATCGCGGCCCTGCACACCAAGGAGGTCGCCCGGCGACTGGGCCTGCTCCCCCAGAGCTCGCTTGCACCGGACGGCATCACCGTGGCCGATCTGGTGTCACGCGGCCGCTTTCCGCACCAGAAGCTGCTGCGGCAGTGGTCGACCGACGACGAGGCGGCCGTCGCCGACGCGATGCGCCTCACCGGAGTCGGCGAGCTGGCCGGCCGGCTGGTCGACGAGCTGTCCGGCGGGCAGCGGCAACGCGTGTGGGTGGCCATGGTGCTGGCGCAACAGACACCGCTGTTGCTGCTCGACGAGCCCACCACCTACCTCGACATCGCCCACCAGGTGGAGCTTCTCGATCTGTTCGCCGAACTCAACCGCGGACACGGCCACACCGTGGTCGCGGTGCTGCACGATCTGAACCACGCATGCCGGTACGCCGACGAGATCGTCGTGATGAAGTCGGGACGCGTTGTGGCGCGCGGTGTTCCGGGGACGTTGATGACAAGCGAACTGGTCGAGGACGTCTACGGACTGCGATGCCAGATCATCGACGACCCGCAGACGGGGACGCCGCTGATCGTGCCGCGTGCCTCACCCCACCTCACGGCCGGTCGGTGA
- a CDS encoding ABC transporter ATP-binding protein — translation MARTWSWLVGEARRRRVPSGVALTVGLAAAAASTVPIYLLGTLIDRVDAGRSEGLAGLAVVIGVTALIGGLGTGLSTYLITRLGESAVADLREDVLRHALEVPATTIEDSGRGDLLSRVGADVAAVAKAVSQVLPDMLNAFFLGVVTVAGMAGIDWRLGLAGALCIPAYVAGLWWYLPRSAPLYAQQRLALAARAQATVESLQGARTLDAYEVHADHLAAIEAASARARDAEISVFGLFTRFVGRVNRAEFLGLAATLVVGFLLVRHGAATVGQTTAAALMFHRLFNPIGVMMYNFDEIQAGAACLARLVGVVDMRPEPTAPTAKSIVAQPASTDVEVRDVSFGYGRGPAVLQDVSLTIPAGTRCALVGTTGAGKSTLAAVVAGLVLPDRGQSLIGGVSVADIPEERLRTWVATVTQEVHVFSGTLIEDLRLAAPDADRDQVWAALECVGASGWVAALEDGLDTPVGEHGTTLTAAQAQHLALARLVLADPRVVVLDEATAEAGSSSAAELDRAAMAATAGRTTLVVAHRLTQAAAADQILVMEGGRIVERGTHVELLHRDGRYARLWRAWRAHS, via the coding sequence ATGGCACGCACCTGGTCCTGGCTCGTCGGTGAAGCACGCCGACGTCGCGTCCCCAGTGGGGTCGCCCTGACCGTCGGCCTGGCCGCCGCCGCCGCGTCGACGGTGCCGATCTATCTGCTCGGCACACTGATCGACCGGGTCGACGCGGGACGGTCCGAGGGGCTCGCGGGGCTCGCCGTCGTCATCGGTGTCACGGCGTTGATCGGCGGCCTCGGCACCGGCCTGTCAACGTACCTGATCACCCGACTCGGGGAGTCCGCGGTCGCCGACCTGCGCGAAGACGTGCTGCGCCACGCACTCGAGGTGCCGGCCACCACGATCGAGGACAGCGGGCGGGGCGATCTGCTGTCCCGGGTCGGGGCCGATGTCGCCGCCGTCGCCAAGGCGGTCTCGCAGGTGCTGCCCGACATGCTCAACGCGTTCTTCCTCGGCGTCGTGACGGTGGCCGGGATGGCCGGCATCGACTGGCGGCTCGGCCTGGCGGGTGCGCTGTGCATCCCCGCCTATGTCGCCGGACTGTGGTGGTACCTCCCGCGATCGGCACCGCTGTACGCCCAGCAACGCCTCGCGCTGGCAGCCCGGGCCCAGGCGACCGTCGAATCCCTCCAGGGCGCCCGCACCCTCGACGCCTACGAGGTGCACGCCGACCATCTCGCCGCCATCGAGGCGGCCTCCGCACGGGCGCGCGACGCCGAGATCTCGGTGTTCGGTCTGTTCACCCGATTCGTCGGCCGGGTGAACAGGGCTGAATTCCTCGGACTGGCAGCAACTTTGGTCGTCGGCTTCCTGCTGGTGCGCCACGGCGCCGCCACCGTCGGTCAGACCACCGCCGCGGCACTGATGTTCCACCGGCTGTTCAACCCGATCGGCGTGATGATGTACAACTTCGACGAGATCCAGGCGGGTGCGGCGTGCCTGGCCCGTCTGGTCGGAGTGGTCGACATGCGACCGGAGCCCACGGCGCCCACCGCGAAAAGTATTGTGGCGCAACCGGCCTCGACCGACGTCGAGGTGCGCGACGTCTCGTTCGGCTACGGCCGCGGACCCGCTGTGCTGCAGGACGTCTCGCTGACCATCCCGGCCGGGACGCGTTGCGCACTGGTGGGCACCACCGGTGCGGGCAAGTCGACGCTCGCGGCGGTCGTCGCGGGGCTGGTGCTGCCTGACCGCGGGCAGAGCCTGATCGGCGGTGTGTCCGTCGCCGACATCCCCGAGGAGCGACTCCGCACCTGGGTGGCGACGGTCACCCAGGAGGTCCACGTGTTCTCCGGCACCCTGATCGAGGATCTGCGTCTGGCGGCGCCCGACGCCGACCGCGACCAGGTCTGGGCAGCACTGGAATGCGTCGGAGCGAGCGGGTGGGTGGCAGCGCTCGAGGACGGGCTCGACACCCCGGTCGGCGAACACGGGACGACACTGACCGCCGCCCAGGCGCAGCACCTCGCGCTGGCGCGTCTGGTACTGGCCGATCCCCGCGTCGTCGTCCTCGACGAGGCCACCGCCGAGGCCGGCAGCAGCAGCGCCGCCGAACTCGACAGGGCGGCCATGGCCGCGACCGCGGGCCGCACCACGCTCGTCGTCGCGCACCGCCTGACCCAGGCCGCCGCGGCCGACCAGATCCTCGTGATGGAGGGCGGCCGCATCGTCGAGCGCGGCACCCACGTCGAACTGCTCCACCGTGACGGGCGCTACGCCCGGCTCTGGCGCGCGTGGCGCGCGCACAGCTGA
- a CDS encoding siderophore-interacting protein → MSFSPASVVETRQLSSRLRRLVLRVDDPDALGVKPAGDSAVGVYFAPHDHPDGEGRNYSVRRHDGALVTLDIVRHAGGPGTRWASRATAGDRVVLDHARSWYRPLPEARWQLLVSDLSGLPAAARIIEELPPRLTATVIVELGAADDLDYLPRRDGVTVVPHIGTGNGLAPSTLAAAVRGHPMPPGLGYCWFAGEAAQSRAVRKYLRSSGWTPDRYDITGYWRADSEAWDARFATHGDAALAVYENALAAGKSDKLAFEEFDDACERIGL, encoded by the coding sequence ATGTCGTTCTCCCCTGCCTCGGTCGTCGAGACCCGTCAGCTGAGCAGTCGACTCCGGCGGCTCGTGCTGCGCGTCGACGATCCCGACGCGCTCGGAGTGAAACCGGCAGGCGATTCCGCGGTCGGCGTGTACTTCGCGCCGCACGACCATCCGGACGGCGAAGGCCGCAACTACTCGGTGCGCCGCCACGACGGCGCGCTGGTCACGCTCGACATCGTGCGGCACGCCGGGGGCCCGGGCACCCGCTGGGCGTCCCGCGCCACCGCGGGAGACCGGGTGGTGCTCGACCACGCGCGCTCGTGGTACCGACCCCTTCCCGAGGCGCGCTGGCAGCTGCTCGTCAGCGACCTGTCCGGCCTTCCGGCCGCAGCGCGCATCATCGAGGAGCTGCCGCCCCGGCTGACGGCGACCGTGATCGTCGAACTCGGCGCCGCAGACGACCTCGACTATCTCCCCCGTCGTGACGGCGTGACGGTCGTCCCCCACATCGGCACCGGGAACGGCCTGGCGCCAAGCACATTGGCCGCTGCGGTGCGGGGACACCCGATGCCGCCGGGGCTCGGCTACTGCTGGTTCGCCGGGGAGGCGGCCCAATCCCGCGCCGTCCGCAAGTACCTCCGCTCGTCGGGGTGGACGCCCGACCGCTACGACATCACCGGTTATTGGCGGGCCGACTCGGAGGCCTGGGACGCCCGATTCGCCACGCACGGCGACGCCGCCCTGGCCGTCTACGAGAATGCGCTGGCCGCAGGCAAGAGCGACAAGCTCGCGTTCGAGGAGTTCGACGACGCCTGTGAGCGGATCGGACTCTGA
- a CDS encoding IS30 family transposase, with the protein MRSPGRPDPSRSVQRQFWRLIAQGVSTDDAAAEVGVSTPVATRWFHHAGGMTPISLDEPTGRYLSFAEREEIALLRAQGAGVREIAREIKRDPSTVSRELRRNAATRSGTQVYRAGVAQWKAQQAAKRPKPAKLAVNPQLREYVQQRLDGSVRGPDGTAVAGPQTKAWNGRNKPHRQDRRWSTAWSPEQIAHRLPLDFPDDESMRISHEAIYQSLFIEGRGALKRELVACLRTGRALRVPRARTQNKPQGHVTADVVISKRPAEAADRAVPGHWEGDLIIGAGRSAIATVVERKSRSVMLVHLPRLEGWGLAPPVKNGPALSGYGAEAMNAALIASLAQLPKQLRQTLTWDRGKELAAHAQFTFDTGTKVFFADPHSPWQRPTNENTNGVLRQYFPKGTDLSRWSAQDLEAVALTLNNRPRKVLGWKTPAEVFAQQLHSLQQPGVATTD; encoded by the coding sequence ATGCGCTCACCAGGGCGCCCGGACCCGTCGCGGTCGGTGCAGCGTCAGTTTTGGCGGCTGATCGCCCAGGGTGTCTCCACCGACGACGCAGCCGCAGAGGTCGGCGTGTCGACACCGGTGGCGACCAGGTGGTTCCACCACGCTGGCGGCATGACGCCGATCAGTCTGGATGAGCCCACGGGCCGGTATCTGTCGTTCGCCGAGCGGGAGGAGATCGCACTGCTACGCGCCCAGGGCGCCGGGGTGCGTGAGATCGCCCGCGAGATCAAGCGTGACCCCTCGACAGTTTCGCGGGAACTGCGGCGCAACGCAGCCACCCGCAGCGGCACGCAGGTGTACCGCGCAGGGGTGGCGCAGTGGAAGGCCCAGCAAGCAGCAAAGCGCCCGAAACCCGCGAAACTGGCAGTCAACCCGCAGCTGCGTGAGTACGTGCAGCAGCGGCTCGATGGCAGTGTCCGCGGACCCGACGGCACCGCCGTCGCAGGTCCGCAGACCAAGGCCTGGAACGGCCGCAACAAGCCGCACCGACAAGACCGACGGTGGTCGACAGCATGGAGCCCGGAACAGATTGCCCACCGCTTACCGCTGGATTTCCCCGATGATGAGTCCATGCGCATCAGCCATGAGGCGATCTATCAGTCCTTGTTCATCGAGGGGCGTGGGGCGCTCAAACGGGAATTGGTCGCGTGCCTGCGGACCGGTCGTGCGCTGCGGGTCCCGCGGGCCAGGACACAGAACAAACCGCAGGGACATGTCACCGCGGACGTCGTGATCAGCAAACGCCCTGCCGAAGCCGCCGATCGCGCAGTTCCTGGGCATTGGGAGGGTGATTTGATCATCGGTGCGGGCCGGTCGGCGATTGCCACCGTGGTGGAACGCAAGAGCCGCTCGGTGATGCTGGTTCACCTTCCCCGCCTCGAGGGGTGGGGTCTGGCGCCGCCGGTGAAGAACGGGCCGGCGCTCAGCGGCTACGGCGCCGAGGCGATGAACGCTGCCCTGATCGCCTCACTGGCACAGCTACCCAAGCAGCTGCGTCAGACGTTGACATGGGACCGCGGCAAAGAGTTGGCCGCGCACGCCCAGTTCACCTTCGACACCGGAACGAAGGTGTTTTTCGCCGACCCGCACTCGCCATGGCAGCGGCCTACCAACGAGAACACCAATGGCGTTCTGCGTCAGTACTTTCCGAAAGGCACCGACTTATCTCGATGGTCGGCTCAAGACCTCGAAGCGGTCGCACTGACGCTCAACAACCGACCCCGAAAGGTCCTCGGCTGGAAGACTCCCGCCGAAGTCTTTGCCCAACAGCTACACTCACTCCAACAACCCGGTGTTGCAACGACCGATTGA
- a CDS encoding ABC transporter ATP-binding protein codes for MSTPPSGGAQWSGPAVLRRTVTRHRGRLSAGSVLIAGHQLCEVTVPILIGVIVDRAVATGSVPAIAGGIAVLAALFVVLTLVYRFGARLLMAAIALEGHLLRVELCRRILDPHGIDTDHQVGELLSISSADADETAYLLDYVPRMVGAAVATIACGAVLLSIDLPLGLMVLIGVPVVMTGLQLTAPIIARRVEEQQARIGRATALATDLISGQRPLQGIGAQRHAARRYREASRRSLTATLHAARIESAHAGVAAAAGALSAMAVAVAAASFALGGDLTLGQLITVIGLAQFLAEPFTVLATLPSSVAESRASANRVAAVLAAPLRRGAEPTPETSTDVPTHKTAPALAVHHAANRLSLQVRRGEFVAVLAADARDATSLMELLADRDPTADPGAVRVGGRALHDIPYGDRRRALLVEHHQGDLFSGTLGSNLAMSGADDAAVARALTASCALDVVEQHADGLAHRVNERGSSLSGGQRQRWTLARALAADPEVLVLHDPTTAVDAVTEQAIAEGIRTLRAARGRTTIVLTTSPALLAAADRVVLLGDGRVQGEGTHDQLVDSHRGYRDLVAR; via the coding sequence GTGAGCACACCGCCGTCCGGCGGTGCGCAGTGGTCCGGTCCGGCGGTGCTGCGCCGAACCGTGACGCGGCACCGGGGCCGGCTCAGCGCGGGCTCGGTGTTGATCGCGGGCCACCAGCTCTGCGAGGTGACCGTGCCGATCCTCATCGGTGTCATCGTCGACCGTGCCGTCGCGACGGGGTCGGTGCCGGCGATCGCCGGTGGGATCGCGGTCCTGGCCGCACTGTTCGTCGTGCTGACACTGGTGTACCGCTTCGGGGCGCGGTTGTTGATGGCCGCGATCGCGCTCGAAGGCCACCTGCTGCGCGTCGAATTGTGCCGCCGGATCCTCGATCCACACGGCATCGACACCGATCATCAGGTGGGAGAACTGCTGTCGATCTCGTCGGCCGACGCGGACGAGACCGCCTATCTGCTGGATTACGTGCCGCGCATGGTCGGCGCGGCCGTCGCGACCATCGCGTGCGGCGCAGTGCTGCTGTCGATCGACCTGCCGCTGGGACTGATGGTGCTCATCGGCGTGCCCGTGGTCATGACGGGTCTGCAGCTCACCGCCCCGATCATCGCGCGACGCGTCGAGGAACAGCAGGCCCGGATCGGTCGTGCCACCGCACTGGCTACGGACCTGATCAGCGGCCAGCGCCCCCTGCAGGGCATCGGCGCGCAACGCCACGCGGCCCGGCGCTACCGGGAGGCGAGCCGGCGGTCACTGACCGCGACGTTGCACGCGGCCCGCATTGAGAGCGCCCACGCCGGCGTCGCCGCCGCCGCGGGCGCGTTGAGCGCGATGGCGGTCGCGGTGGCCGCCGCCTCCTTCGCGCTCGGCGGCGACCTCACCCTCGGTCAGCTCATCACCGTCATCGGTCTGGCGCAGTTCCTCGCCGAGCCGTTCACGGTGCTGGCCACTCTGCCGAGTTCGGTGGCCGAATCGCGGGCTTCGGCCAATCGCGTCGCCGCGGTGCTCGCCGCACCCCTGCGTCGTGGCGCCGAGCCGACGCCCGAGACCTCGACCGACGTCCCGACGCACAAGACTGCGCCCGCGCTGGCCGTGCACCACGCAGCGAACCGGCTGTCCCTTCAGGTGCGCCGCGGTGAGTTCGTCGCCGTGCTGGCCGCCGACGCGCGCGACGCGACATCGCTGATGGAGCTGCTGGCGGATCGGGACCCCACGGCGGACCCCGGGGCCGTGCGGGTCGGCGGCCGCGCGCTGCATGACATCCCGTACGGGGACCGCAGGCGCGCCCTGCTCGTCGAGCACCATCAGGGCGATCTGTTCAGCGGCACCCTGGGTTCCAACCTCGCGATGTCGGGCGCCGACGACGCGGCCGTCGCCCGCGCGCTGACGGCGTCGTGCGCACTCGACGTCGTCGAGCAGCACGCCGACGGGTTGGCGCACCGGGTGAACGAGCGCGGCTCGAGCCTGTCGGGCGGCCAGCGCCAGCGGTGGACGTTGGCCCGGGCACTCGCCGCCGACCCCGAGGTGTTGGTGCTGCACGACCCGACGACCGCGGTGGACGCGGTCACCGAGCAGGCCATCGCCGAGGGCATCCGCACGCTGCGGGCAGCGCGCGGGCGCACCACGATCGTGCTCACCACCAGCCCGGCCCTGCTCGCTGCGGCCGACCGCGTGGTCCTGCTCGGCGACGGGCGGGTGCAGGGCGAGGGCACCCACGACCAGCTCGTCGATTCCCACCGCGGGTACCGGGATCTGGTGGCCCGGTGA
- a CDS encoding iron chelate uptake ABC transporter family permease subunit, with product MTASAPPAPAAATRTAPARGRTVGLGAACLVLAVLCVASLAIGTQAVSLSTVWQSVTDYQNLGDQWIVHDLRLPRTVLALLVGLALGLSGTLIQAVGRNPLADAEILGINSGAALFVVSAIALLGLQGIWSFIWFAFAGALAAMAAVALIGMSGRAVVTPVRVLLAGVAVGAVMDGIGFAIRLRHPRAFDDMRFWDAGALDGRPLDVALAISPFIGVGALLCLLVAGSLNVTSFGDDLATSLGGNVIRTRVLSLVAVTLLAGAATAGAGPIGFVGLMVPHAVRRVTGPDWRWILAYAVVVAPAVLLSADIIGRVVIAPSELPAGIVTAFVGAPVLIWLIRRQGADRS from the coding sequence GTGACCGCCAGCGCTCCACCGGCGCCCGCAGCCGCGACGCGCACCGCTCCGGCGCGCGGCAGGACCGTGGGGCTCGGGGCGGCCTGCCTGGTGCTGGCCGTGCTGTGTGTGGCGAGCCTGGCGATCGGCACCCAGGCCGTGTCGCTGTCGACGGTGTGGCAGTCCGTCACCGACTATCAGAACCTCGGTGATCAGTGGATCGTGCACGATCTGCGCCTCCCCCGGACAGTGCTCGCACTGCTGGTCGGCCTCGCGCTCGGGCTGTCCGGCACCCTGATCCAGGCGGTCGGCCGCAATCCGCTGGCCGACGCCGAGATCCTCGGCATCAATTCCGGGGCTGCGCTTTTCGTGGTATCGGCGATCGCGCTGCTCGGTCTGCAGGGAATCTGGAGCTTCATCTGGTTCGCCTTCGCCGGGGCACTGGCCGCGATGGCTGCCGTCGCCCTGATCGGGATGTCCGGACGCGCCGTCGTCACCCCGGTACGGGTGCTGCTCGCCGGGGTGGCGGTCGGCGCGGTCATGGACGGCATCGGTTTCGCGATCCGGCTGCGTCATCCCCGGGCCTTCGACGACATGCGGTTCTGGGACGCGGGTGCTCTCGACGGCCGTCCGCTCGACGTGGCCCTGGCGATCAGCCCGTTCATCGGTGTCGGGGCGCTGCTGTGCCTGCTCGTCGCGGGCTCACTCAATGTGACGTCTTTCGGCGACGACCTGGCCACGAGCCTGGGCGGCAACGTGATCCGCACCCGCGTGCTGAGCCTGGTTGCGGTGACGCTGCTCGCGGGGGCGGCCACCGCGGGCGCCGGGCCGATCGGATTCGTCGGCCTGATGGTCCCGCACGCCGTCCGCCGTGTCACGGGACCGGACTGGCGGTGGATCCTCGCGTACGCCGTCGTCGTCGCCCCCGCGGTGTTGCTGAGCGCGGACATCATCGGCCGCGTCGTCATCGCCCCGTCGGAACTGCCCGCAGGCATCGTGACGGCGTTCGTCGGGGCACCGGTGCTGATCTGGCTGATCCGCAGACAGGGAGCGGACCGGTCGTGA